From a region of the Listeria monocytogenes ATCC 19117 genome:
- the rplL gene encoding 50S ribosomal protein L7/L12 — translation MALNIEEIIASVKEASVLELNDLVKAIEEEFGVTAAAPVAVAAAGGAAAEQTEFTVELASAGDSKIKVIKVVREITGLGLKEAKELVDNAPKALKEGVAKEEAEEIKAKLEEVGANVEVK, via the coding sequence ATGGCTTTAAACATTGAAGAAATCATTGCTTCCGTAAAAGAAGCATCTGTATTAGAACTTAACGATTTAGTAAAAGCAATCGAAGAAGAATTTGGCGTAACTGCTGCAGCACCTGTAGCTGTAGCTGCTGCTGGTGGCGCTGCTGCTGAGCAAACTGAATTCACTGTAGAACTAGCTTCTGCTGGAGATTCTAAAATCAAAGTAATCAAAGTGGTTCGTGAAATCACTGGTCTTGGCTTAAAAGAAGCTAAAGAATTAGTTGATAACGCTCCTAAAGCTCTTAAAGAAGGCGTTGCTAAAGAAGAAGCTGAAGAAATCAAAGCTAAACTTGAAGAAGTTGGCGCTAACGTAGAAGTTAAGTAA
- a CDS encoding sugar ABC transporter permease, which yields MKRATVWPNLLLIVLGCIWIFPIIWIVLTAFRAESGQFVSYIFPKEYTLDHFAYLFENHENFPFMLWVKNTMIVAVCSCLLSTFITVSMAYVLSRLRFRFKKTMLKTALVLNMFPAFMSMIAVYYILKAFGLTQSLTALVLIYSSTAALTFYIAKGFFDTIPKSLDESAMMDGATKLSIFTKITLPMSKPIIVYTALMAFMLPWMDFIFAKVIMGDNVPKYTVSIGLYSMLNQTTANTMYTTFAAGCILIAVPITILFIYLQKYYVEGITSGAVKG from the coding sequence ATGAAAAGAGCTACAGTATGGCCTAACCTATTGTTGATAGTGCTCGGGTGTATCTGGATATTCCCGATTATCTGGATTGTTTTGACAGCTTTTAGAGCGGAAAGTGGACAATTTGTTTCGTATATCTTTCCGAAAGAATATACGCTAGATCATTTTGCGTACCTATTTGAAAATCATGAAAATTTTCCTTTTATGTTATGGGTTAAAAATACAATGATTGTTGCGGTGTGTTCCTGTTTATTGAGCACTTTTATAACCGTTTCGATGGCTTATGTGTTATCTAGACTTCGCTTTAGATTTAAAAAGACAATGTTAAAAACAGCGCTAGTTTTAAATATGTTTCCTGCTTTTATGAGTATGATAGCAGTTTACTATATTTTAAAAGCATTTGGATTAACGCAATCTCTAACGGCGCTTGTGTTAATTTATTCATCTACAGCTGCATTAACTTTTTATATTGCAAAAGGATTTTTTGATACAATACCAAAATCTTTGGACGAATCGGCAATGATGGACGGGGCGACGAAATTAAGTATCTTTACAAAAATAACTTTACCAATGTCTAAGCCTATTATTGTATACACAGCTTTAATGGCATTTATGTTGCCTTGGATGGATTTTATTTTTGCTAAAGTGATTATGGGAGACAATGTGCCTAAATATACAGTGTCGATAGGTTTATATTCCATGTTGAATCAAACAACGGCAAATACAATGTATACAACGTTTGCGGCTGGCTGTATATTGATTGCGGTACCAATTACAATACTGTTTATTTATTTGCAAAAATATTATGTTGAAGGCATTACAAGTGGTGCTGTTAAAGGATAG
- a CDS encoding extracellular solute-binding protein: protein MKKLLLSISIIVGLSLLASCGVEKEYKPDIKVNEKNVSLKVWVDLNQGDFYRKVVDDFKKDHPDKNYDITVIESESGRAQEYVQKDPEAAADVFITPNDRLGQLVESGAVYQLTKYTDDIKKNNTPTSIQAATYQDKMYGFPVTAEAMFMYYDKRVFSEDDIKTFSGITSKGKLGINLAEAGADYRETPWFIANGTYLYGENGEDPYGTTFNTPEGVQVLNWIGELKNNPNVVAVNADEISALRSGKINAVFSGVWNKDAIREVLGENMGVAVYPKADFGSGQVDMMAFQGSGIYCVNAFTKSPLDAMELADYITNADVQEKAFKELGKIPSNLEARTSSTVEKDDVAKAVIDMTSGKHSVLMPKIPEMNVFWQHMNPLLVDTYKGKIKKEDYPEALDKLVKDITPAK, encoded by the coding sequence ATGAAAAAGTTACTTTTGTCCATCAGTATTATTGTCGGTTTAAGTTTGTTGGCTAGTTGTGGTGTAGAAAAGGAGTACAAGCCAGATATAAAAGTAAACGAGAAAAATGTTTCTTTAAAAGTTTGGGTGGATTTAAATCAGGGAGATTTTTATAGGAAAGTAGTAGATGATTTTAAAAAAGATCATCCTGATAAAAATTATGACATTACGGTTATTGAATCTGAATCTGGGCGAGCACAAGAATATGTTCAGAAAGATCCAGAAGCTGCGGCGGATGTATTTATAACTCCGAATGACCGTCTAGGACAACTGGTAGAGTCTGGTGCGGTTTACCAATTGACAAAGTATACAGATGATATTAAGAAAAATAATACACCAACCTCCATTCAAGCTGCTACATATCAAGATAAAATGTATGGTTTCCCTGTGACGGCGGAAGCGATGTTTATGTATTATGATAAGCGCGTTTTTTCAGAGGATGATATTAAAACTTTTTCTGGAATAACGTCTAAAGGGAAGCTCGGAATAAATCTTGCGGAAGCTGGCGCGGATTATCGTGAAACACCTTGGTTTATTGCAAATGGTACATATCTTTATGGTGAGAACGGCGAAGATCCTTATGGGACAACCTTTAACACTCCAGAAGGCGTCCAAGTATTGAACTGGATTGGTGAGCTGAAAAATAATCCTAATGTTGTCGCTGTAAATGCAGATGAGATTAGTGCGCTTAGATCCGGTAAAATAAATGCCGTTTTTAGTGGGGTTTGGAATAAAGATGCGATACGAGAGGTTTTAGGTGAAAATATGGGAGTGGCAGTATATCCGAAGGCCGATTTTGGAAGTGGTCAGGTAGATATGATGGCTTTCCAAGGAAGCGGGATATACTGTGTGAACGCATTTACTAAATCGCCATTAGATGCGATGGAACTAGCTGATTATATTACTAATGCGGATGTGCAGGAAAAAGCTTTTAAAGAGTTAGGGAAAATTCCGAGCAATTTAGAGGCACGAACTAGTTCTACAGTAGAAAAGGACGATGTGGCGAAAGCAGTTATTGATATGACATCCGGAAAGCACTCCGTTTTAATGCCGAAAATACCTGAAATGAACGTTTTTTGGCAACATATGAACCCGCTATTAGTAGATACTTATAAAGGCAAGATTAAGAAAGAAGATTATCCAGAGGCGCTCGATAAATTAGTCAAAGATATTACACCAGCGAAATAG
- a CDS encoding alpha-glucosidase: MEITETKEWWKESVVYQIYPRSFQDSNGDGIGDIRGIIERLPYLKDLGINVIWLCPVYKSPMDDGGYDISDYYEIDPMFGTMSDMDELIEKAEKLGIKILMDLVVNHTSDEHEWFEKAIADPKSKYRDYYIFREGVNGNPPNNWRSYFGGSAWEAVPGEENMFYLHAFSKKQPDLNWENIVVRNECIQMINWWLEKGLGGFRIDAILNLKKRIEYGTFPADGEDGLVFIGHWILNQPGIEEWLKEIDERTFKKHNAFTVAEADVPEERLSEFIGENGHFRMVFDFSYTDIDTPETGEWFKNSEWTVKELKEKIITNELVTQRNGWGAKYLENHDQPRSINKYLPQEYQDDRSKKMLGTLFMMLHGTPFIYQGQEIGMSNTRMESIDDYNDIATHDQYHRAILSGMSPEEALEGMYRRSRDNSRTPMQWNNQKNAGFSDSDEIWLKANPNYLDINVEQEQIDDNSVLNFYKKLIQLRSDSSKYKEVAVYGELLPVESSDEVIAYKRKTDDAELLIIVNFSDSENQLCIEGNYEQVLANVALPEMVENVLEIPAYTGAVFSRVLEVD, translated from the coding sequence GTGGAAATAACAGAAACGAAAGAATGGTGGAAAGAATCGGTAGTGTACCAAATCTATCCGCGTAGTTTTCAAGATTCAAATGGGGATGGTATTGGAGATATTAGAGGAATTATAGAACGACTTCCTTATTTGAAAGATTTAGGTATTAATGTGATTTGGCTTTGTCCGGTCTATAAATCACCTATGGATGATGGTGGTTATGACATTTCTGATTACTATGAGATTGATCCAATGTTTGGAACGATGAGTGATATGGATGAATTAATTGAGAAGGCAGAAAAATTAGGAATAAAAATATTGATGGATTTGGTGGTAAACCATACATCTGATGAACATGAATGGTTTGAAAAAGCAATAGCTGACCCAAAAAGTAAATATCGAGATTATTATATTTTCCGAGAGGGTGTAAATGGAAACCCGCCTAATAATTGGCGTTCTTATTTTGGGGGATCTGCGTGGGAAGCCGTACCAGGTGAGGAAAACATGTTTTACCTACATGCTTTTTCTAAAAAACAGCCAGATTTAAACTGGGAAAACATTGTAGTGCGTAATGAATGTATCCAAATGATTAACTGGTGGCTTGAAAAAGGTTTAGGTGGCTTTAGAATTGATGCTATTTTAAATTTGAAGAAAAGAATTGAGTACGGTACTTTCCCAGCGGACGGGGAAGATGGCTTGGTTTTCATCGGTCATTGGATTTTAAATCAGCCGGGAATTGAAGAGTGGCTCAAGGAGATTGACGAACGGACATTTAAAAAACATAATGCATTTACTGTGGCTGAGGCGGATGTGCCTGAAGAAAGACTTTCTGAATTTATAGGTGAAAATGGTCATTTCCGTATGGTGTTTGATTTTAGCTATACAGATATTGATACTCCTGAAACAGGCGAATGGTTCAAGAATTCAGAATGGACAGTAAAAGAATTAAAAGAGAAAATAATTACCAATGAACTGGTGACACAGCGAAATGGTTGGGGGGCAAAATACTTAGAAAATCATGATCAACCGCGTTCGATAAATAAGTATTTACCTCAAGAATACCAAGATGATCGTAGCAAAAAAATGCTAGGCACGTTATTTATGATGTTGCACGGTACGCCGTTCATTTATCAAGGACAAGAGATTGGCATGAGTAATACTCGGATGGAAAGTATAGATGATTATAACGATATTGCGACGCACGATCAATACCATCGCGCAATTCTCTCTGGAATGAGTCCGGAAGAAGCACTTGAAGGAATGTATCGGCGTAGTAGGGATAATTCAAGAACACCGATGCAATGGAATAATCAAAAGAACGCTGGTTTTTCCGACTCAGATGAAATTTGGTTGAAAGCAAACCCTAATTACCTTGATATTAACGTAGAGCAGGAACAAATCGATGATAATTCCGTATTGAATTTTTATAAGAAATTAATCCAGTTAAGAAGTGATTCTAGTAAATATAAAGAAGTGGCTGTTTATGGAGAATTACTGCCAGTAGAATCAAGTGATGAAGTTATTGCTTACAAACGTAAAACAGATGACGCTGAGCTCTTAATCATCGTGAATTTTTCTGATTCTGAAAATCAATTATGCATTGAAGGTAATTATGAACAGGTACTTGCTAATGTAGCGTTGCCAGAAATGGTAGAAAATGTCCTTGAAATACCTGCATATACAGGTGCCGTTTTCTCAAGGGTTTTGGAGGTAGACTGA
- a CDS encoding LacI family DNA-binding transcriptional regulator, giving the protein MNKVTKIGDVAEKTGYSITTISRAINGNPNVSDKTKKKIFAAMKELNYYPNNIAQQFRGQGTKMIGVVISFITNPFFAYLVDAIERYLSHRGYQVVMLQTLENPAKELQFIEMLQKKQLDGLIMANLENDTEEIKSLVESGKIVLCNRYLGNENLTIINIDETKAAYQATNYLIKCGYKRLAYCTGGIKNKNDYRFKGFMQAVTENGLSFDESLYFEKLLTIKDGEELLVNILEEKSTLPDAIFSNGDTVAAGILYAAKKYGIAVPEELGIIGFDNQPIAEVLNPALTTIEQPIKELGEYSAQVLLANLQGTSVPVAPDLETKLIIRETTK; this is encoded by the coding sequence ATGAATAAAGTGACGAAAATTGGAGATGTAGCAGAGAAAACGGGCTATTCTATAACTACTATTTCTCGAGCAATTAATGGTAATCCAAATGTTTCAGATAAAACAAAAAAGAAAATTTTTGCTGCGATGAAAGAACTGAATTATTATCCTAATAATATTGCTCAACAATTTCGAGGGCAGGGGACTAAGATGATTGGTGTTGTGATTTCCTTTATAACCAATCCTTTTTTTGCGTACCTTGTTGATGCGATTGAACGCTATCTATCTCACAGAGGGTATCAGGTTGTCATGTTGCAAACTTTAGAAAATCCTGCAAAAGAATTACAATTTATCGAGATGTTACAAAAGAAACAGCTAGATGGATTGATTATGGCTAACTTAGAAAATGATACAGAAGAAATTAAATCACTCGTTGAAAGTGGCAAAATTGTTCTTTGTAATCGTTATCTGGGAAATGAAAATTTGACGATTATTAACATTGATGAAACGAAAGCGGCTTATCAAGCAACGAATTATTTAATAAAGTGCGGTTATAAACGCCTTGCCTACTGTACTGGTGGTATTAAAAATAAAAATGATTACCGTTTTAAAGGATTCATGCAAGCTGTAACAGAAAATGGACTTTCTTTTGATGAATCATTGTATTTTGAGAAGTTATTAACCATTAAAGATGGCGAAGAGCTTCTAGTTAATATTTTAGAAGAGAAATCTACTCTGCCGGACGCAATTTTTTCAAATGGTGATACGGTTGCTGCTGGGATATTATATGCTGCAAAAAAATACGGGATAGCAGTGCCAGAGGAGCTAGGAATCATAGGTTTTGATAATCAACCTATAGCGGAAGTTCTGAATCCGGCGTTGACAACTATTGAACAACCAATTAAAGAACTTGGTGAATATTCGGCGCAAGTTCTATTGGCTAATTTACAAGGAACGAGTGTGCCGGTAGCGCCAGACCTTGAAACAAAACTAATAATAAGAGAGACTACCAAGTAA
- a CDS encoding carbohydrate ABC transporter permease, with protein MMVKKNYFNIFKNGSVSTRLSYVIMGAGNLAHKQIAKGLLFLFSELAFLFFLVFYGITLIQGMATLGTVNQSWNFDKSLGIMVRTPGDNSMLMLIYGIMTVVICVLFLFLYLANIRSACQVEGFQRENKKIPTFKEDLKSLLDNKFHVTLLTIPMIGVVVFTIMPLVYMISLAFTNYDHEHLPPRNLFGWVGFVNFKNVLNGDISSTFFPVLGWTLIWALLATATCFFFGVLLALLINHKGVKFKKFWRTIFVITMAVPPFVSLLVMQNLLHAAGPLNTMLLNWGIIAEPIPFLTDALLAKVSVIFVNMWIGIPVTMLIATGILMNLPKDQLEAARMDGGNSFHLFRYITFPQILTVMLPSLIQQFIGNINNFNVIYLLTGGGPSNSNFYGAGDTDLLVTWLYKLTVEAADYNLASVIGIVTFILSAAFSLFAYTRTNSYKEGSN; from the coding sequence ATGATGGTTAAGAAGAATTATTTTAATATTTTTAAGAATGGTTCTGTTTCTACGAGATTATCTTATGTAATTATGGGGGCTGGTAATTTGGCCCATAAGCAAATTGCGAAGGGACTTCTATTTCTTTTTAGTGAACTTGCTTTCTTGTTTTTCCTTGTGTTTTATGGCATTACCTTAATTCAAGGTATGGCGACATTAGGGACAGTTAACCAATCGTGGAATTTTGATAAGAGTTTAGGTATTATGGTTCGAACACCGGGCGATAATTCCATGCTGATGCTAATATATGGGATTATGACAGTTGTTATTTGTGTACTATTTCTCTTCTTGTACCTTGCTAATATTAGAAGCGCTTGCCAGGTGGAGGGCTTCCAGCGGGAAAATAAAAAAATCCCAACATTTAAGGAAGACTTAAAGAGTTTGCTAGACAATAAATTTCATGTAACTTTACTGACGATCCCGATGATTGGGGTTGTGGTGTTTACGATAATGCCACTTGTTTATATGATTTCTTTGGCTTTTACCAATTATGATCATGAACATTTACCGCCAAGGAATTTATTTGGATGGGTAGGATTTGTTAACTTTAAAAATGTGCTAAATGGTGATATTTCCAGTACGTTCTTTCCGGTGCTTGGATGGACACTTATTTGGGCGCTTTTAGCTACTGCTACTTGTTTCTTTTTTGGCGTATTGCTTGCACTTCTTATTAATCATAAGGGTGTTAAATTCAAAAAGTTTTGGCGCACTATCTTTGTTATAACTATGGCGGTACCTCCGTTTGTGTCACTTCTCGTAATGCAGAACTTGTTGCATGCAGCAGGACCGCTTAATACGATGTTACTTAATTGGGGAATTATAGCTGAGCCGATACCATTTTTGACAGATGCTTTGCTAGCAAAGGTATCCGTCATATTTGTCAATATGTGGATTGGGATTCCGGTAACTATGTTAATCGCCACGGGGATTTTAATGAATCTACCGAAAGATCAATTGGAAGCGGCGCGAATGGATGGAGGTAACAGTTTTCATTTATTTAGATACATAACTTTCCCTCAAATCTTAACGGTGATGTTGCCAAGTCTGATTCAACAATTTATTGGCAATATAAATAACTTTAATGTGATCTATCTCTTGACTGGTGGAGGACCTTCGAATAGTAACTTCTATGGTGCTGGGGATACGGATTTGCTCGTGACATGGCTTTATAAATTAACAGTAGAAGCTGCGGATTATAATTTAGCTTCGGTTATTGGGATTGTAACATTCATTCTTAGCGCGGCATTCTCGTTATTTGCCTACACACGTACAAATTCTTATAAAGAAGGGAGCAACTGA
- a CDS encoding class I SAM-dependent methyltransferase, with amino-acid sequence MTNNHYYTNDETIKHNRKTWQVMLKGFNMSFTSDNGVFSKNTVDFGSKLLIESFELETKIGKILDVGCGYGPMGLTVAKAFPDSQIEMVDVNLRALELAKENAEINKITNTHIYESSVYDSVTANDYQAIISNPPIRAGKRIVHAILEGAYDHLQETGELWIVIQKKQGGPSAEKKMEEVFGNVETVAKDKGYFIFKSVKN; translated from the coding sequence TTGACTAACAATCATTACTACACAAACGACGAAACAATTAAACACAACCGAAAAACATGGCAAGTGATGTTAAAAGGTTTTAATATGAGTTTTACAAGTGACAATGGCGTGTTTTCCAAAAATACGGTCGATTTTGGTTCGAAATTATTGATTGAGTCTTTTGAGTTAGAAACGAAAATAGGAAAAATCTTGGATGTTGGTTGTGGCTATGGTCCGATGGGGTTAACGGTAGCGAAAGCGTTCCCTGATAGCCAAATTGAAATGGTGGACGTTAATTTGCGCGCACTGGAACTTGCGAAAGAAAATGCGGAAATCAATAAAATTACGAATACGCATATCTATGAAAGTTCGGTTTATGATAGCGTAACTGCGAACGATTACCAAGCGATTATTAGTAATCCGCCAATTCGTGCAGGGAAAAGAATAGTTCATGCGATTTTAGAAGGTGCTTACGATCACTTGCAAGAAACCGGAGAACTTTGGATTGTTATTCAAAAGAAACAAGGCGGCCCATCTGCTGAAAAGAAAATGGAAGAAGTTTTCGGCAACGTTGAAACAGTGGCAAAAGATAAGGGCTATTTTATTTTCAAAAGCGTTAAAAATTAA
- the gtfA gene encoding sucrose phosphorylase: protein MQIKNKAMLITYSDSLGKNMEELSKVMETYFEDAVGGIHLLPFFPSTGDRGFAPSDYTTVDSDLGSWEIIEKLGEKYYLMFDFMINHISRESLFFQDFKKEHLNSKYKDMFIRINDFFPPGRPNEKDLDLIYKRKDKAPFQEVEFADGGTELVWNTFGEEQIDLDVTAEVTKEFIRQTIKNMAAHGCSILRLDAFAYAIKKLDTNDFFVEPEIWDLLDEVKAEAAKYDMELLPEIHEHYSIQMKIANHDYYIYDFALPMVMLYSLYSGRVERLAKWLEMSPMKQFTTLDTHDGIGVVDARDLLTDEELDYTSAELYKIGANVKKIYSSEKYNNLDIYQINSTYYSALGDDDKSYLLARVIQCFAPGIPQIYYVGLLAGKNDIDLLEETKEGRNINRHYYTIDEIKNEVKRPVVKALCNLLRFRNTSEAFDLEGSIEIETPSSNEIVIIRKNKTNKITATLKANLSTKTFQISENERNILI, encoded by the coding sequence TTGCAAATTAAAAATAAAGCTATGTTAATTACTTATTCTGATAGTTTAGGGAAAAATATGGAAGAATTATCCAAGGTGATGGAAACTTATTTTGAAGATGCTGTTGGCGGGATTCACTTATTGCCGTTCTTTCCATCCACTGGAGATCGAGGGTTTGCGCCAAGTGATTACACAACAGTAGATAGCGACCTAGGTTCTTGGGAAATAATCGAGAAATTAGGCGAAAAGTATTATTTAATGTTTGATTTTATGATTAATCACATTTCTCGCGAATCACTCTTCTTTCAAGATTTTAAAAAAGAGCATTTAAACTCAAAGTATAAAGATATGTTTATTCGTATCAATGATTTCTTTCCTCCGGGTAGACCAAATGAAAAAGACTTAGATTTAATTTATAAGAGAAAAGATAAGGCGCCTTTTCAAGAAGTTGAATTTGCTGATGGGGGAACGGAATTAGTTTGGAATACTTTTGGGGAAGAACAAATTGATTTAGATGTGACAGCCGAAGTTACAAAAGAATTTATTCGTCAAACGATAAAAAATATGGCTGCACATGGTTGTTCTATTTTGCGTCTTGATGCCTTTGCTTATGCAATTAAAAAATTAGATACAAATGATTTTTTTGTAGAACCGGAAATTTGGGATTTACTGGATGAAGTGAAAGCAGAAGCGGCCAAATATGACATGGAATTATTACCAGAAATTCATGAACATTATTCCATCCAAATGAAAATCGCGAACCATGATTATTATATCTATGATTTTGCGTTACCCATGGTGATGCTGTACTCGTTATATAGTGGCCGAGTGGAACGTTTAGCTAAATGGTTAGAAATGAGTCCGATGAAGCAATTTACTACTTTAGATACGCATGATGGCATTGGCGTTGTGGATGCACGCGATTTATTAACAGATGAGGAACTCGATTATACTTCAGCAGAATTATACAAAATAGGAGCTAATGTTAAAAAGATATATTCCTCTGAAAAATATAATAACCTGGATATTTATCAAATTAATAGTACCTATTATAGTGCTTTGGGTGACGATGATAAAAGTTACTTGTTAGCGAGAGTAATTCAATGTTTTGCGCCGGGGATTCCGCAAATTTATTATGTTGGTTTACTTGCTGGCAAAAATGATATTGACCTTTTAGAGGAAACAAAAGAAGGGCGTAATATTAATCGTCATTACTACACAATAGATGAAATTAAAAATGAAGTAAAAAGACCAGTTGTTAAAGCGTTGTGCAATTTACTGAGGTTTAGAAATACTTCTGAAGCGTTTGATTTGGAAGGAAGTATAGAAATTGAGACACCTAGCTCAAATGAAATCGTTATTATTCGCAAAAACAAAACAAATAAAATTACAGCGACATTAAAAGCAAATTTAAGTACTAAAACATTCCAAATCAGCGAAAATGAAAGAAATATTTTAATTTAA
- a CDS encoding RtcB family protein — translation MLTLKGKYNEAKVFTDNVDDNTIGQIITLCNQPFAKDSKIRIMPDTHGGKGCVIGTTMTIQDKIVPNLVGVDIGCGLYVVKLKPGKLKMDFDKLDKVIRERVPSGSKTHDKPVDEFDLEGIVAPIHRGWVARSIGTLGGGNHFIEVNQGSDGIYLVIHSGSRVLGKEIAEYHQEVAYKRLDILRKELKLDATAAKKRGNLEMANNLNGEREQVKLDYDLSYVTGSDLNNYLNDMEIAQKFAARNRYVMAETILKAMKWDKAVVSAFDCVHNYIDIDNHMLRKGATSAQLGEQIIVPLNMRDGSILATGKGNADWNYSAPHGAGRMLSRSKAKAQISLESYQAAMKDVWTTSVSKKTIDEAPKAYKSAKQLLADVEDTMEIQEIIKPLYNFKA, via the coding sequence ATGCTAACATTAAAAGGAAAATATAACGAAGCGAAAGTTTTTACAGATAATGTGGACGACAATACCATCGGGCAAATTATTACGCTGTGTAATCAACCGTTTGCGAAGGATAGTAAGATTCGGATCATGCCCGACACGCACGGTGGTAAAGGTTGTGTGATTGGAACGACAATGACAATTCAAGATAAAATTGTACCGAATTTGGTTGGAGTAGACATCGGTTGCGGACTGTATGTAGTGAAACTAAAACCTGGCAAGTTAAAAATGGACTTTGATAAGCTAGATAAAGTTATTCGCGAACGAGTGCCATCTGGAAGCAAAACACACGATAAGCCTGTAGATGAATTTGATTTGGAAGGTATAGTTGCGCCAATTCATCGCGGCTGGGTAGCTAGAAGTATAGGGACGCTTGGTGGCGGGAACCATTTTATTGAAGTGAATCAAGGCTCTGATGGTATTTACCTTGTAATCCATAGTGGAAGTCGGGTGCTTGGTAAAGAAATTGCAGAATACCACCAAGAAGTAGCTTATAAAAGATTAGACATATTGCGTAAAGAATTGAAATTAGACGCAACTGCTGCGAAAAAACGCGGCAATTTAGAAATGGCCAACAACTTGAACGGTGAGCGTGAGCAAGTGAAATTGGATTATGACTTATCCTATGTGACGGGCTCTGATTTAAACAATTATTTAAATGACATGGAAATTGCACAAAAATTTGCAGCGCGTAATCGTTACGTCATGGCAGAAACTATTTTAAAAGCGATGAAGTGGGATAAAGCAGTTGTTTCAGCGTTTGATTGTGTGCATAATTACATTGATATTGATAACCACATGCTTAGAAAAGGTGCGACATCTGCTCAGCTTGGAGAGCAAATTATCGTTCCACTTAATATGCGCGATGGCAGCATTCTTGCAACGGGTAAAGGAAATGCAGATTGGAATTACTCGGCGCCGCACGGGGCGGGAAGGATGCTAAGTCGTTCTAAAGCAAAAGCGCAAATCAGTTTAGAAAGCTATCAGGCAGCAATGAAAGACGTTTGGACTACTTCTGTTTCTAAAAAAACAATTGATGAAGCTCCAAAAGCCTATAAATCTGCTAAACAATTACTTGCTGATGTAGAAGATACGATGGAGATTCAAGAAATAATTAAACCGTTATACAATTTCAAAGCATGA